The genomic window tataagactgatgtaaaaggcatatactagtaggagagccgtagcttaattgggaaagcgctcaggccgcgattgctagagagtcgcaggttcaaatcctgtcggttccgtaaATTTttctatgcattttaaatttatataaattgataattcctccaagtgtaggtaaaaaccctaataaaattataaaattattttcatagctataaatttatatttgccagatactttattaaaatgattaggattttacaccataactccgacaaattataaccgatttaaataattatttttgtattatagaggttaaacatatataatatgtgtttaattttgcccaaactgtggttggagatagaggacagaactcctcagcggactacagcaaacccttcatttaaggcttagcgatactgaatactttattttttttagatctaccacatcataaaacaaaatcaaacgcagacgaagtcgcgggcaacagctagtcaaaaataaaagttaatattatatgtataccttTGGTTTATATCAGTCTCTTTCTCTCTTATGACTTTGTTATAATGTGCGAAGGTGATAGATATAGTTTTCTCTATAAAAGCAGTATGTATCTCTGCCGGCAAAGTATGTGGGACCACGTCGTCCAGTATCCGACTGACTGAGTAGAGGTACTCTTGTAGTTTCATTGAAGGAGCAGCTGGTACTTTGATTGTTGATTCTATAGAGTTTCCTTCCTCGTCTTTTTCTTCGATTTTGATGATGTCCCATTGCTGTTGACAATTCAACAATTTATCCATACATTTGTGTCATTATTAACCTATCTATcccataaatattatatacataaacgtGAAAGTATGTGTGGATGCACGGGTGTTTCATGTTGgttaggcagcgaccctgctttctgagtccaagaccgggtttgattcccacaactggaaaaatgtttgtgtgatgaacatgattgtttttcagtgtctgggtatttatctgtatattattagtatttatatatattatattcataaaaatattcaacagctatcttagtgcccataacacaagctacgcttactttggggctagatggtgatgtgtgtattgtcgtagtatatttattatttttttttttatttatatgtatattattcacaataaatattcatcagtcgtcttagtgcccataacacaagctacgcttactttgggtttggatgtaacgcctgcttctaaataatatttaaaaaaactgtgtaataggacaaataaaatattgggAACATGTGAAATGCtcgtaagcggtgatagcgcattgggtaggagctcgacttcactttcgggggaccgagttcgaatccctgcacgcacctttaacatttctaagttgcgtgcgttttaagtaattacgatattttctttcaccgttaaagtaagtatcacttgctttaacacaAGATAcccttacttttgggctagatgacTTGTGAGtaatgtagtaatatatttatttaattatattcttaatGCGACAGTTTATAACCgcgtatttgtttgtttgctacctATCTTTGACTGAATTGCATTGGATTGGAGATGgacttaaaatacttttttatcctGGCAAAGCATCAACTTAATGTTATCCGGGcgctttaaaaaatttatagccTTTTTTATTCATAGTTTTACAGATAAAAGGgtcttgttaaaaataaaaatatatagactGAGCCATTGTTATCCATAGCTTTACAGATAAACGGATCTTGTTAGTAAACTAATATGGTACGGAGATAGCTTGTAAgtatgacttgctttaacggtgaaggaaaatatcgtgaggtaacctgcatgtctgagacttctacatatatttcttaaaggtatgtggagtcaatcggcattgggccagcgtggtgtaatacggccttaaccccatctcattgtgggagggactcgttttctgtagtgggccggtaatgaattgatgtgatgatgaaatacTTACCATCATCAAATAATCGATATTCGCCTCTAACGTGAATTCTTGAGGCAATCCCTCAGTCAACTCCCTCATTTTCCCATCAACGATAGCCAACCACTTCTCCCAACACAGAACGTAATTCTTCTTCAGTACAACACAAATGTCGTTCCAGCGTTTAACCTCACTGTCATTGAGGGAGTCATCGTTGATGTAACATTTGCGTAGATTGGGCATAAGGTTGGTCGTAGCTTGGATGAAGCGCGCTGTATATATCGCGGTGGTTTTCTTTTGGAGTTCTGTTGATTGGAGAGTTGGCTCCTCGAAACAAGCCTTTATGTAGAGAAGCATGCTGTAAcgagatagattttttttttggaagagATCGCCACTAAGCGATAAGGGCGCCCTTTGTaccctactttttaagtttcttcttgttgtgtccattgtttttttttctgttcgtggtgtacaaataaaaaataaaatgaaatatttttgatataaaagaaaaccgACTTctgatatatatacaacgtgtaaataaaaaccaaaataatgctccagaggctttagaggtacattattaactgtctctgaaacttatctgtgcaACCGAAACTctcatagtttttgagtaaaccactacaggttttacttaaataaatcagatacagccctaacagctcatgcaaaagtaaaatgaaatgattcctgtcactttattagatacgcgtcgcgtaggtgCTTTAcacgtatcggtcttttatcttcgatagggttgtcataagtaaaaatttttatGGAAAAACACATATtctccttttgatttaatattgttacagggtgattccttatgacatatacttacgcacccttcaatagtatttcgtaattccgttacacgttgtatatataattttaacggTCGACTGgtacagtgggcagcgaccctgctttctgagtccgacccaaggccgtgggttcgatataCACAAATGGAagatgtttgtatgatgaacataattttttttccgtttttaggtgtttatctgtatattaggtATAcgaatttatatatgttattcacaagaatattcatcagtcatctgagtacccataacacaagctatacttactttggggctaaatggcgatgtgtgtattgtcgtaatataaattataaaaattatttacaattttcctgtatactgtattttttgtggtgtacaataaaaagtatattcattaattcgttcattcatgcattcattaGCTAtatgtttacaatatttttcacATATAAATTGAacgaaaaaaaatctctttaaaaatgtacctttgtatatttttatcagACGTGTCCCTCAAGTACTGTTCAATTTCAACTCTATCTATGAACACTTGATCTAACTCTTCCTCTTCCTCAAACGCGAATAACTTCTCTTTACACCTTCTGTCCTGGTACAGATAATCTTTTAAGTCTTCCAGAAGTTTCTGCAGTTCGTCGTCTAGGCTTTGGCAGAGTTTCTCGAGGTTTGGTGTAAAACCACGGTCTTGACGGGCCATACCTGCGTAATTATACTAAATTAAACAGTCATATTGAGGAGTGGAAAAGGTTATAGCGAAGTGACTTTGGCTTCAATTTTAggggctgagtttgaatcccagcacgcatctctaaatTTACCagcttatgtgcgtttttgtgtgcttcaacggtgaaggaattcatcgtgaggaaacctgcatgcctgagagttctccataatgttctctaaggtgtttggagtccaccaatccgcactgggccagcgtggtggaccttaaccgctactcattgtgggaggagacccgtgcccttcaATGGGGCCCCGGTTATCCGCGCCATTCGGCCATCAAAGTTATACATACAACGTGTatcggaattacgaaatacagtTGAAGAGTGCAtcggtatatttcataaggaatcacccttttATGTATcgacttagaatgttttgaatttaatattcaaaacaTTTACCCTTTACATTAACCCTTTTATGTatcgattccttatgaaatataccgatgcactcttcaacagtatttcttaattccgatacacgttgtatataaaactttGATGGCCGAATGGCGcggattgtgggaggagactcgtttcctgtagtgggctgataatgggttgTTTAAATAGTAACTGACGGTCTGGAACTTTGATAGCTCCATACTCCGGAAACCTGTCACTTTTTTAgcagtagtaaagctttttgtgacatagcaCATCTCAAGGTGTACAACCGCTACGCTTATTTCTTCgtcgcttaaattaaaaacacacatagatccgaaaagtcagtggtgcgtgcagGGCCTCGAACAAGGTCTCCGCGAATGGAAAGCTGCTTGCTTGCCCACTAGAACTAAAGTAACATACCTTTCATCAATCTGTTCATAACGCTGATAACTTCATTCCTGGACTCAATAATCGTTTCGCCGATAAGATCCTTCCACACGAACCAGTTTATATCCGCCTCCTTCTCCACCTCGCTGTCTGAAGACACCTTAGTCAAGTCTATCAACAGCTGTGTCTTGAAGGAGTCATAGACTTTCTGCCAGCGGTTGTCTATGATCGTTTTAACTCGCGCAGTGAGCAAGGGTTGGAAGTAATGGCACCAAACGTGCACTTCCGGGATGTCCAACGACTCGCATATCGAACTCCAGTTTGATGGGGATTCTGGAAAATTAGCAAGATATATCTTACTAAGCCAAGCATCGGCAGAAGACTGCCAGGGGATAAAGGAAAAAATgtacgtgtccacctgccaaagcacggctaAAACAGGGTATAGAAGTTTTTAGTTCAGAGTATTGTggttacccccgtttattataacacgtAATACgtaatatttggatattattttcaaccGTGCGTTCAGAGTGTTGATAAAACTGTGTGAGAAGATAAAATGTTGTCCTTTACCCGAGGAAAAtatctcttgcccatgctagccgaaTGCATCCTACTGAAGCAGTGATGGCTCAGATCATACACTAAAAATGCTAAAGACTTCAGCCTTTAATTCGGGGAACTGAGAACGGGTACATTATGGGTACCCAAGAAAATCTGTGCCGTTTTTATCCCTCCACaccccacgggtgtcgtacggaGACACTATATAACGGAAGCGACAATGGTATTAGTAGCaaaacagtcagattaacgtcgaatcGAGCCGAAATCCGAGCCCCCAAATGGTTATCGGCAAGTTTCCATCcgaaaaatgaataaatgtatttgtagCACAGATaacccgcgggtgtcgtacggaGCGACTAAGGGTATATAGCACAGAGTGTTCCTTGCTACTAATACACCATTGACTGCGATCACCGAGCCGTCTGCCAAGCGTGGGAATTATTGGGAAACCCTCCCGCTTtactccagcagtggaatgttataGGCTGTCGACGAAATTATGTCGAGACGCAAATCTTAGACCTTCCACAGACTTATATCCTTGTGTCCAACAAGCGGGACAAGACTGTGGAATTTAGAAATCCATGTAAAAGACTCGTGTACTTGAATGACTACTTATAAATCTATCCATGATGAATGTGGATTCATAATTCATTATTCTTGTTCTTTTTAAATAGCAACAAATAATAGAATTCtattaatttgttttcatttttaatattgattaattgttttgttttcgttttttttttcttaatgttATTGGCTTCTGACCATTCTAATTaatggttgatatgattatgatgaaagaAATATTACCAATTTTGAAGGTTTCCTCCCTTATCTCGTGTAAAACTTTGACGCGCGTGACGTTTTGTAACAGTGCGTGCACGTTGTCACTTATGAAAGACTTCACCCACACGCTCCATTTCTGAACGCTGTCCGTTATTTCCTTTTTAGCTAAGGGCTGGAGTTCTTTGCTTGAAGATAACCTACAAAGAGAGATTTATTTacatcatttttttaaaagaagcggtgacagcccatTGGGTTCACTTTCGAGGTGCCGAGTTaagatcccagcacgcatctctaactttgattagttatgtgcgttttacgtaattaaaatatcacttgcctcaacggtgaaggaaaacatcgtgaggaatcctgaatgagagttctacataatgttctcaaaggtgtgtggagtccaccaatccgcactgagcgagcgtggtggaccacggccttaaccctctcATTCTAaaacgagacccgtgccctatagtggccCGGTGCCGGTAGTGGTCTGATGTTGCTGATGGTGGTATGAATTCACCCTAATATAAAAATGCTACGTGAGTTTTAGGTCAAATTAAGCCATCATtagtaataatgaataatatagatgcTTTATGGCAGAATAAGAAACCCAACTTTTGGTTCGACTACCACAACAATCTTGATGAAATCTGGCACATATATAGCTCATATCTAGAAGAGCGGAAGTCGAGTAGAGAACGAGTCTACATCTCTATGAATAGACTAACGTATgttagaaacgcacataactccgaaaagttagaggtgcgtgccggggctcgaactcggtctccaccgCGTcttcacataaaaataatgaatgaatagtTACCTGTAATTAGTCACAGCTGATGGCAACAGTCGTATGGCGCTGGGGTCACTAAACTGCACCAATTCTAAAAGCGGCTGTGAATTTGGTCCGTAGAGGTCCCTTAGTTTTCCTAATACAGCACCCCCATCATTttctgtatgaatgaatgaattaattaatacataatattacagCACTACATTACATTATggcggccgaatggcgcagtgggcagtgaccctactttctgcgtcgtgggtacgattcccacgtttgtgtgatgaataaataaataaatatactacgacaatacacacatcgctatctagccccaaagtaagcgtagcttgtgttattggtacttagatagctgatgaatatttttttatgaatataatacacataaatacttataatatacagataaacacccagacattgaaaaacaatcatgtttatcacacaaacattttccagttgtgggaatcgaacccacgacattggactcagaaagcagggtcgctgcccactgcgccactcggccgtcaaatacatgAATAGAAATGTTTCttaatgtctgggtgtttatgtgtatataataagtatttttgtatcatcatatcaacccattaccaactaAAGGGCACTGGTCTTCTCCCATGTATACTTACCAACGAAGCATGCATAAACCAACTCCACAGTCTTCAAAACAATTTTGACACCGTTTACAATCTTCTTCTTGATCTGTGCTTTGACATCGCCCTCCAATATTTGTGCTAGGTCGAATTGCAAGGTGGTTTTCAAACTGGTATTGCTGTGGACGTCTATTAGAGTGTTAAGTAATTGAACTATGGGCTGTGGGTCCAGCAAGTATAGCCCCACAAGACACGAGCAAGCAATCTGAAATAACAATTGTTTTCACATTTATCTATGTATgtaaaaggaagttgtgttagttacatgatttataactcaagaacggctttCTCTTAGTCCGAAATAAGATAATAAGTATTCAAATATAacatccataaaaaaaaaagatccgcggtacggAGTTCGCCGGGACAtctagtatagtatatatagtaggttttttttattgtttgactatatttaattgattttttggCAATTATATCATACTTTGTATTAGCAAGAGACGTTGATTAGCAAATAGACGTGCTCGCTTGCTCgttacatttttttcaagtttagCCCTAACCGATCATTATCGAAAACTTTCAAAGTTTTCATACACACACTGCATTGCATTTAAAAAGATGAAAACTGAATTCTTTATTCTTGAATTTTATCtatgatattttcatatttgcatatgaaaatatcatcatatcatattatcatatgaaaatatcttttaaaatatattaggtTCATATcatatcttttaaaattaattatgtataaaaagtatatgaggttgaaataaaataatattttaaagaatcaaAGGCATTTTTTGTTCCCGTTGCCGTTGATTTACGGAACCTTTTAAAAAAGCTAGAATTTAGATTTCCCACGTCTTTTATCATAGACgaacttgattttattaaattgcgcCTAGATGATGATGCAGGTTAAGATAAAGCGCTTTGCCTAAATGTCTAGAACTTGATtcctttttcacatttttataGATGGGAACTTTACCTCAACGCTTATATCAACATCCTGCAGTCTCTGCCTGCACATATCTGTAATTGTTTGGCTGAGATTGGCCACGGAATACCACTGCTGTTGAACTATCCTCAGTAATGACTGCATGCCTGGCTTCTGACTGTTCCCACCAATGTGCAGTTGTAGACCTAATtgagtaaataataaagtcTTGTTAATATTTAGTACTATTTGGCATATGTAATTATGCCTTCTCGATGCTTATTatgcatttttcaaaaaaattacagcaagtgtcttttatactagtttagtatgtctcgtatgcaggtcataagtgtcttttatgcaagtttagtacgtctcgtatacaggtcgcaagtgtcttttatgcaagtttagtacgtctcgtatacgggtcgaaagtgtcttttatgcaagtttagtacgtctcgtatacaagtcgaaagtgtcttttatgctagtttagtacgtctcgtatacgggtcgaaagtgtcttttatgcaagtttagtacgtctcgtatacaagtcgaaagtgtcttttatgctagtttggaatgtctcgtatacaggtcgaaagtgtcttttatgcaagtttagtacgtctcgtatacaggtcgaaagtgtcttttatgctagtttggaatgtctcgtatacaggtcgaaagtgtcttttatgcaagtttagtacgtctcgtatacaagtcgaaagtgtcttttatgctagtttggaatgtctcgtatacaggtcgaaagtgtcttttatgcaagtttagtacgtctcgtatacaggtcgaaagtgtcttttatgctagtttggaatgtctcgtatacaggtcgaaagtgtcttttatgcaagtttagtacgtctcgaatacaggtcgaaagtgtcttttatgctagtttggaatgtctcgtatacaggtcgaaagtgtcttttatgcaagtttagtacgtctcgtatacaggtcgaaagtgtcttttatgctagtttggaatgtctcgtatacaggtcgaaagtgtcttttatgcaagtttagtacgtctcgtatacaggtcgaaagtgtcttttatgcaagtttagtacgtctcgaatacaggtcgaaagtgtcttttatgctagtttggaatgtctcgtatacaggtcgaaagtgtcttttatgcaagtttagtacgtctcgtatacaggtcgaaagtgtcttttatgctagtttggaatgtctcgtatacaggtcgaaagtgtcttttatgcaagtttagtacgtctcgtatacaggtcgaaagtgtcttttatgctagtttggAATGTCTCGTATACcggtcgaaagtgtcttttatgctagtttggAACGTCTCATATACAGAAAGCAAGAGTaatttatgcaagttaagttcGTCTGGAACACAATATCCTTAATGCAAGTTTATCGGGTCTTATATGCAAGTCTAATAGGTCTCGTTCA from Pararge aegeria chromosome 20, ilParAegt1.1, whole genome shotgun sequence includes these protein-coding regions:
- the LOC120632725 gene encoding conserved oligomeric Golgi complex subunit 1 yields the protein MQQPNLLDIVPEQLFQTHSISDIDQVQKKLQYEIERKREELRAMVGERYRDLIQAADTIEDMKVTTGSTLKHINDMMVACKNLHNTHLVGFKIQERHMPTQSSQFNVNPVHSISVQIKLLMEIPEKIWKCINNNDFVKAAQLFIVARHINTGLQLHIGGNSQKPGMQSLLRIVQQQWYSVANLSQTITDMCRQRLQDVDISVEIACSCLVGLYLLDPQPIVQLLNTLIDVHSNTSLKTTLQFDLAQILEGDVKAQIKKKIVNGVKIVLKTVELVYACFVENDGGAVLGKLRDLYGPNSQPLLELVQFSDPSAIRLLPSAVTNYRLSSSKELQPLAKKEITDSVQKWSVWVKSFISDNVHALLQNVTRVKVLHEIREETFKIESPSNWSSICESLDIPEVHVWCHYFQPLLTARVKTIIDNRWQKVYDSFKTQLLIDLTKVSSDSEVEKEADINWFVWKDLIGETIIESRNEVISVMNRLMKGMARQDRGFTPNLEKLCQSLDDELQKLLEDLKDYLYQDRRCKEKLFAFEEEEELDQVFIDRVEIEQYLRDTSDKNIQSMLLYIKACFEEPTLQSTELQKKTTAIYTARFIQATTNLMPNLRKCYINDDSLNDSEVKRWNDICVVLKKNYVLCWEKWLAIVDGKMRELTEGLPQEFTLEANIDYLMMQWDIIKIEEKDEEGNSIESTIKVPAAPSMKLQEYLYSVSRILDDVVPHTLPAEIHTAFIEKTISITFAHYNKVIREKETDINQRCALQLLMDVRHMTLLMVPRENKRAMEFSQDVCEFLRQKIDPFDYDVFYPYIQTNLKRSVQRVQTLLGSLILHHGQLIGIIGTKPVQSGGTGDKAASLLASADSHWFSILPVATPANVHKKQEKTIKKKPVSASPNKSREISDLMTSSLPINFANARSGAASFFNSMTSDWFSG